The genomic DNA GTGGATAACCGCTGAAAGCATCTAAGTGGGAAGCCCACCTCAAGATGAGTACTCTCACGGGGTTAACCCGGTAAGGTCACGCGAAGAATACGCGTTAATAGGCTCTAGGTGGAAGCGTGGTAACATGTGCAGCCGAGGAGTACTAACAGACCGAGGGCTTGACCTCTTCCTCTATCATCCAATCTGTCTAGCTCTCTTCACTATGCAGCCTTCAGAGTTCTCTCATCTACAACAGAGAAACTCATCAAGTTTCCTGGTGCCTTTGGCGGTATGGACCCACGCTGACCCATCCCGAACTCAGTGGTGAAACATGCCTGCGGCGACGATAGTTGGGCGGTAGCGCCCTGTCAAAATAGCACGGTGCCAGGTTCTTATTGAATGAAAGCCGATGTTCTACTCTTGTAGGCATCGGCTTTTGTTATCTTTTTTATGCTAAGGGTGATTTTCTTTGGGCTACTCTGCAGGTTAAGATTTCGATGAGAGGCCTTTGGGCGTTGGTAGCTCAACTTGATTAATCGTTTTAGCAAATGACTATGGAATATTCGACATCGCTTTGTCCTATTCCGGATGAGCAACAACCCTTGAATGAATATCAAACATTGTTGGGCTCTTGGTTTTATTCGTGGGCAGTTCGTTCCGTATTCGGATATGTTAAGCCCTTTGTAATCTTGTGGCTATTAAGTTGGCTTATTGTAGGTCCGGTAGCGGCTACAAGTTTTCCGATGAGTAAGTATCCTGTGCATTTCGCACTGAGTGGAATGGTAGGGGCTTTGCTAATTCCTGTGCTAGTTCTGATTAGGCTCTACTTAGGCTGGGTGTATGTGCGCGATCGCCTCAACCGAGAGATAGTATCGTACGAAGAGTCTGGCTGGTATGATGGTCAGACATGGGCAAAGCCACCAGAAATTCTTCAGCGCGATCGCTTGATTGTGTCATACGAAATCAAGCCGATTTTGGAGAGACTCCATCGAACCTTTGCTGTTGTTGCCTTGGTTCTGATGGTCGAAGTGATTGTTTGGGCTTTGCTATAAATATCCTTGATTGACTGCGACCTCTTATTTGCTTAAGAGCCAAGCAGCTTCTCACTATCCAGCGTAAGGCTTTATGACTAGGGGTAAGCGGAATCACACATCAGATATTGAAGTCCGGCTTTTACGAGAAGGAATTCTAGAATCGGTTCATTATGTTCAGGCTGCGGTGTGTGATAACCGAGGACGAGTGTTATCGGTTGCTGGAAGTTCAGAAACAGCTACATTTATTCGATCAGCATTAAAGCCATTTCAGGCTCTAGCGGTAACTACGACAGGAACTCTTGAGACCTATGGATTGAGTGATCAAGACCTGGCAATTATGTGTAGTTCCCATCAGGGGAGAATTGAGCAGGTTCGACAATCCTTCAATATTCTATGGCGTGCCGATCTGGATCCGTCTGAGCTACAGTGTCCGATCCCGGACGGTAAGAAAAGTCCACTTGAGCATAATTGTTCTGGCAAGCATGCGGGAATGTTGGCCGTTTGCAAACAGCGGAATTGGTCGTTGAATGATTACTTGCAGCGGAATCATCCCGTGCAGCGTTTAATTCTTGAAAAGGTTGCAGAGCTTTTACATATGCCTGCAGAAGAGGTGATGAGTGCCCATGATGACTGCGGGGCACCGACCTATTTTATGCAATTGGGACAGATGGCAACGCTGTACGCGATTTTAGGTTCCGGTGACAATTTATATATGGAGCGGGTTGTCCGGGCGATGACGCATCATCCGGCATTGATTTCGGGTGAAGGGAGTTTTGACACCGAGGTGATGCGTTTAGGGCAGGGGGAATTAGTAAGTAAGGCCGGCGCAGAGGGAATTCAGTGCATTGCGTCGGTTGGGCAGGGTTTAGGCTTGGCGATTAAGGCACAAGACGGTGCTAAGCGGGCAAAGACAGCGGTTGCGATTCACCTACTGCGGCAACTTGGTTGGATTAGTCCGGCAGTAGCGGAAACCTTGGCAGAGCAGTTTATGACGATGGGGCCTTACAAACGCTTGGAAGTGGTGGGTGAGCTTTCCCTTTTTTGAAGTCTAGGGAATGTTTGAGCCGATGATGATTTTCCCGGTGGGCTCAATGTAGCCCCACAGATTGTCTTTGCTAACCCAGGCTAAGCCTTCGGAGAAAGAGCCTACCGTGTCGAACTGGGGGGGAATGACCCACTCGCCCTCTGTGTTAATGAAGCCCGTGTATTGGCCTTGCTTAGTAGCGGCGAGACCTTCGGAAAAGTCCGAGGCGAGATCGAAGGTTGCTGGAATTTTGAGTTCACCATCTGGAGTGATGTATCCCCATTTGTTGCCGATCATGACGGCAGCAAGGTTGCCCGAAAAGTCTGATGCGAAATCGTAGGTCGGGGAAATGGTTTCTGTACCTGTGGGATCGATGTAGCCCCACTGATTGCCCGATCGCACCCGTGCCCGATTACCTACAAATTTGAATGCGCCATCCCAGTTTGGGGCGATCGCCATTTCGCCGTTGAAATTGATGTAGCCCCATTTGCCGTTCAGTCGGACAGCGGCGAGACCCTCTGAAAA from Synechococcales cyanobacterium T60_A2020_003 includes the following:
- a CDS encoding CGLD27 family protein; protein product: MEYSTSLCPIPDEQQPLNEYQTLLGSWFYSWAVRSVFGYVKPFVILWLLSWLIVGPVAATSFPMSKYPVHFALSGMVGALLIPVLVLIRLYLGWVYVRDRLNREIVSYEESGWYDGQTWAKPPEILQRDRLIVSYEIKPILERLHRTFAVVALVLMVEVIVWALL
- a CDS encoding asparaginase, with product MTRGKRNHTSDIEVRLLREGILESVHYVQAAVCDNRGRVLSVAGSSETATFIRSALKPFQALAVTTTGTLETYGLSDQDLAIMCSSHQGRIEQVRQSFNILWRADLDPSELQCPIPDGKKSPLEHNCSGKHAGMLAVCKQRNWSLNDYLQRNHPVQRLILEKVAELLHMPAEEVMSAHDDCGAPTYFMQLGQMATLYAILGSGDNLYMERVVRAMTHHPALISGEGSFDTEVMRLGQGELVSKAGAEGIQCIASVGQGLGLAIKAQDGAKRAKTAVAIHLLRQLGWISPAVAETLAEQFMTMGPYKRLEVVGELSLF